One part of the Salinimonas iocasae genome encodes these proteins:
- a CDS encoding MbnP family protein encodes MNHSVGFGALVLTTLIIAGCGFLSPSKLPGDIPVRFSDLQSAEDCSHQIKLDNKLWDVDYLAFYLSEPRVKIDGRWQALSFIPNDYQSRTVSLLTFTDSCKTQKSPVTVQIDANEKLLQRASSIRFTLGLPFTENHLLEDNAAAPVNHTAMFQSLRVGHSFMRIELKQVRDPSSLWSFMLASGQCDAPADDKAPTSCAKPNRVTVDLPIKANVEDLRLSASLREIVFRAMQREKASCNLGEDSSQECTKVLRNLTSREWIRWDAPHQEYLKQN; translated from the coding sequence ATGAATCACTCTGTTGGGTTCGGCGCGCTTGTACTTACAACGCTTATTATTGCTGGTTGCGGGTTTTTGAGCCCTTCAAAATTACCGGGGGACATACCGGTGAGGTTTTCAGATTTACAGTCGGCTGAAGATTGCAGTCATCAGATTAAGCTTGATAATAAGTTATGGGATGTCGACTATCTGGCATTTTATCTGTCCGAGCCCAGAGTCAAAATTGATGGCCGTTGGCAGGCCCTTTCATTTATTCCCAACGATTACCAGTCCCGTACCGTTTCATTATTAACATTTACTGATAGCTGTAAGACGCAAAAGAGCCCGGTCACCGTTCAGATTGATGCTAACGAGAAACTACTGCAAAGAGCATCGTCCATTCGTTTTACGCTCGGCTTGCCATTTACTGAGAATCACTTGCTGGAAGACAATGCAGCGGCGCCTGTCAATCATACCGCCATGTTTCAGTCTTTGCGTGTTGGGCATTCTTTCATGCGCATAGAACTCAAGCAGGTTAGAGACCCGTCTTCACTATGGTCATTCATGCTGGCGAGCGGTCAGTGTGATGCGCCTGCTGATGATAAAGCGCCAACCTCATGTGCAAAGCCTAACCGGGTAACGGTTGATCTGCCAATAAAAGCCAATGTGGAAGACTTACGGCTGTCAGCCTCGCTCAGGGAGATCGTGTTTCGGGCAATGCAAAGAGAGAAAGCGTCATGCAACCTGGGTGAGGATTCCTCTCAGGAATGCACAAAAGTACTGCGTAATTTAACCAGCCGGGAATGGATAAGGTGGGACGCCCCGCATCAGGAGTATCTGAAACAGAACTAA
- a CDS encoding site-specific integrase has protein sequence MPKFAKAETQAENVVKGLTKARIIKSYGTARNYEQALKTVAKWTKENKVNGLQSLTPDVARYYLEYRAEAVGQKALDMERQAIQAMMQMNGKLPPKTTLYRVKSELEEIKRSRAYTSAQAQAVSEHQTDTHQLSTQIAYAAGLRAHELLTLARAEERNPDKRPALNSKWAGREGQLYTVQGKGGLIRHVLLPNDLVEQLEQRRFENPVTVKDRKINYLQRYDIGAGKRWSDSFSKASKRTLFFSTGAHGLRHSYAQERMRELIASGLRRSVALETVSQEMGHFRPEITEVYLI, from the coding sequence ATGCCTAAGTTCGCTAAAGCGGAAACGCAGGCGGAAAATGTCGTTAAAGGGCTGACAAAAGCAAGAATTATCAAGTCATATGGTACAGCCCGTAATTACGAACAAGCTCTTAAGACTGTAGCCAAGTGGACAAAGGAAAACAAAGTAAACGGGCTTCAGTCACTGACACCAGACGTTGCCAGGTATTACCTTGAATACCGAGCGGAAGCTGTAGGGCAGAAAGCTCTTGATATGGAGCGCCAAGCCATTCAGGCAATGATGCAAATGAATGGAAAACTTCCCCCTAAAACAACCTTATATCGTGTAAAGTCAGAGCTGGAAGAAATTAAAAGGTCCAGAGCCTACACGTCGGCGCAGGCTCAAGCAGTATCCGAACATCAAACTGACACACATCAACTTTCCACTCAAATAGCATATGCTGCTGGATTAAGAGCACATGAGCTTCTGACGCTTGCCAGAGCTGAAGAGCGAAACCCTGACAAACGTCCCGCTTTAAACTCGAAATGGGCAGGGCGAGAAGGGCAGCTTTACACGGTGCAGGGTAAAGGCGGGTTGATTCGTCACGTACTACTACCTAATGACCTTGTCGAGCAACTCGAACAGCGCAGATTTGAAAACCCAGTAACCGTCAAAGATCGGAAAATTAATTATCTCCAGCGCTATGATATTGGGGCAGGGAAGCGATGGTCAGACTCCTTCAGCAAAGCATCAAAACGCACTTTGTTCTTCTCTACAGGCGCGCATGGGTTGCGACATAGCTATGCGCAAGAACGGATGCGTGAATTAATAGCTTCAGGGCTTAGGCGATCTGTTGCTCTGGAAACTGTTTCACAAGAGATGGGGCATTTCCGGCCTGAGATAACTGAAGTTTATCTAATATAG
- a CDS encoding helix-turn-helix domain-containing protein has protein sequence MKANDGSPFPIRLKQARTRVGLSQKQLGILAGMDNFVASARMNQYERGVHTPDFKTVLALSAVLNVPTAFLFCVEDDLAEAILEFHQNRQ, from the coding sequence TTGAAAGCAAATGATGGTTCGCCGTTCCCAATACGGTTAAAACAGGCAAGAACAAGGGTAGGGCTATCCCAAAAGCAATTAGGGATACTGGCAGGGATGGACAATTTTGTAGCGTCTGCGCGCATGAACCAGTACGAGCGTGGTGTTCATACACCAGACTTTAAAACGGTGTTGGCCTTAAGCGCAGTGCTTAACGTGCCCACTGCATTTCTGTTTTGCGTTGAAGATGATTTAGCTGAAGCGATATTAGAGTTCCATCAAAACAGACAATAG